From the Brachyhypopomus gauderio isolate BG-103 chromosome 5, BGAUD_0.2, whole genome shotgun sequence genome, one window contains:
- the ces2b gene encoding uncharacterized protein ces2b isoform X3 has translation MVTSECSRKKRRKAVVQTKLGALKGTHSTATGKDTIIYSYLGVPFAKPPVGPLRLAPPQPAEAWEGVRDATKQPYMCMQDVQLFGDILEKFCIIVEFPDVSEDCLYLNIYTPSKPGELAKLPVMFFIHGGGLSFGSASLTDGQVLAAYQNVVVVVIQYRLGLLGFFSTGDEHAPGNYGLLDQVAALQWVQENIHSFGGDPGLVTIFGESAGGVSVSLQILSPLSTGLYRYAIAESGTAAMEAIMTTNPLPAAQTVANVSGCNWSSTKTIVDCIMKLTKEDLLRIGKTNEILTAVTMDGHFLPKSVEELLQNKEFNKVPLITGVTDDECGYSLPNFIAPPGWIDGMGREEVLSSIPFLFSDVGEKWVHELVANEYLGTTDDRIKIRDAFREMSGDLMFNIPTRKVAKHHKDSGAPVYMYEFQHSFNGYQKKLPSFVGSDHGSELYFVFGYCFLSGHVKIAGGFTEEENELCRIMMAYWGNFARTGSPNGPGLTPWPEHGAEAEYLGIGLEQKPGKNLKGKHYKFITETIPQMRREKKNEPVVHTKLGSLKGEYMTARGKDIVIHSYLGVPFAKPPVGHLRLAPPQPAEAWEGVREATKQPYMCIQNRQEFIYICGNLSISLEVPEVSEDCLYLNIYTPAKPKENANLPVMVWIHGGGLSLGSASAYDGSVLSAYENVVVVLIQYRLGLLGFFSTGDEHAPGNYGLLDQVAALQWVQENIHSFGGDPGSVTIFGESAGGISVSLLLLSPLSAGLFHRAIAESGCALMNGVVKDPLPIAQQVANVSGCDISSTQIMAECVRNLPTEQVVMLSQQYRMMHFVLTEDKHFLPKPVEKLLQNQEFYKMPLLIGVNNDEFGWLLGNFLGPPGWADGMDIEQFKSIIGFFVHDPLVIQLLADEYLGSSVDQIKIRDSYREIMGDIAFNIPALKLTKFHKAAGVPVYLYQFQHRPSLHQNSKPSFVQSDHADELPIVFGSCFANSHIKLNAPCTVEEKELCRTMMAYWGNFARTGSPNGPGLTPWPEYGEEAEYLGIGLEQKPGKNLKAERYAFMTEKLPELIRSAQEKQEHLEL, from the exons ATGGTGACATCTGAGTGTTCTCGAAAGAAACGGCGAA AAGCTGTTGTGCAGACTAAATTAGGAGCTCTTAAAGGCACTCACTCAACCGCTACAGGGAAGGACACCATCATTTATAGCTACCTGGGTGTGCCATTTGCAAAACCACCAGTGGGCCCTTTGAGACTGGCCCCACCACAGCCTGCAGAAGCttgggagggagtgagagatgcCACAAAGCAGCCGTACAT GTGTATGCAAGATGTGCAGCTTTTTGGAGATATTTTAGAAAAGTTTTGTATCATCGTGGAATTTCCTGACGTGTCAGAGGACTGCCTCTACCTTAACATTTACACACCTTCTAAACCTGGTGAACTGGCCAAGTTACCT GTCATGTTTTTTATCCATGGTGGAGGATTGTCCTTTGGCTCCGCATCGTTGACTGATGGACAAGTGTTGGCAGCCTACCAGAATGTTGTTGTAGTGGTAATCCAGTACAGGCTTGGTTTGCTTGGATTTTTCAG CACAGGAGATGAACACGCTCCAGGGAACTATGGCCTCCTGGACCAGGTAGCCGCACTGCAGTGGGTCCAGGAGAACATCCACAGTTTTGGAGGAGATCCTGGATTAGTAACCATCTTTGGGGAGTCTGCaggaggtgttagtgtgtcttTACAG ATTCTGTCACCATTGTCTACTGGTTTATACCGATATGCAATAGCAGAGAGTGGTACTGCCGCCATGGAAGCCATTATGACCACCAATCCGTTACCAGCAGCGCAG ACCGTGGCTAATGTGTCTGGCTGCAACTGGTCTAGCACAAAGACGATTGTTGATTGTATTATGAAGCTGACAAAGGAAGACCTTTTGAGGATTGGCAAAACG aatGAAATACTGACAGCGGTGACAATGGATGGACATTTCCTTCCTAAGTCTGTGGAGGAGCTTCTCCAGAACAAAGAGTTCAACAAAGTGCCACTGATTACAGGGGTGACGGATGATGAGTGTGGCTACTCACTCCCTAAT TTCATTGCACCTCCTGGGTGGATTGATGGAATGGGCAGAGAGGAAGTCCTGTCATCAATACCTTTTTTGTTCTCTGAT GTCGGTGAGAAATGGGTTCATGAATTAGTGGCAAATGAGTACCTGGGGACTACAGATGACCGTATCAAAATCCGAGATGCATTCAGAGAGATGTCTGGAGATTTGATGTTCAACATTCCTACACGTAAAGTGGCAAAACACCACAAAG ATTCTGGAGCACCAGTGTACATGTATGAGTTCCAGCATTCTTTCAATGGCTACCAGAAAAAGTTACCTAGTTTTGTTGGGAGTGACCATGGATCTGAGCTCTACTTTGTCTTTGGCTACTGCTTTTTATCTGGCCATGTTAAGATTGCTG GGGGGTTCACAGAGGAAGAAAATGAACTGTGCAGAATTATGATGGCCTACTGGGGGAACTTTGCTCGTACTGG ATCCCCAAACGGGCCGGGCCTGACCCCATGGCCTGAGCATGGAGCAGAAGCTGAGTATCTGGGCATTGGACTGGAACAGAAACCTGGCAAGAACCTGAAGGGAAAGCACTATAAGTTCATAACAGAGACCATACCACAGATGAGACGTGAGAAGAAGAATG AACCTGTCGTGCACACTAAATTAGGATCTCTAAAAGGTGAGTACATGACAGCTCGAGGGAAGGACATTGTAATCCATAGCTACCTGGGTGTGCCATTTGCAAAGCCACCAGTGGGCCATTTGAGACTGGCCCCACCACAGCCTGCAGAAGCctgggagggagtgagagaggccACAAAGCAGCCGTACAT gtgtatacaaaataggcaagaatttATATACATTTGTGGCAATTTATCAATAAGTTTGGAAGTTCCTGAAGTGTCAGAAGACTGCCTTTATCTCAACATTTATACTCCAGCAAAACCTAAAGAAAATGCGAATCTGCCA GTCATGGTTTGGATCCATGGTGGAGGACTGAGTTTGGGTTCTGCTTCAGCATATGATGGGTCGGTTCTGTCTGCATATGAGAATGTCGTTGTTGTGTTAATCCAGTACAGGCTGGGTCTGCTGGGATTCTTTAG taCAGGAGATGAACACGCCCCAGGGAACTATGGTCTCCTGGACCAGGTAGCCGCACTGCAGTGGGTCCAGGAGAACATCCACAGCTTTGGAGGAGATCCTGGATCAGTAACCATCTTTGGGGAGTCTGCAGGAGGAATCAGTGTGTCACTTTTG CTCCTGTCTCCATTGTCTGCTGGTCTGTTCCATCGTGCAATCGCAGAGAGTGGCTGTGCTTTAATGAATGGTGTTGTGAAAGATCCTTTACCAATAGCCCAG CAAGTGGCTAACGTGTCAGGATGTGACATAAGCAGCACACAGATCATGGCTGAGTGTGTGAGGAACTTGCCCACAGAGCAAGTGGTCATGCTTTCACAACAG TACAGGATGATGCACTTTGTACTGACAGAAGATAAACACTTCCTTCCCAAGCCTGTGGAGAAGCTCCTTCAGAACCAGGAGTTCTACAAAATGCCACTGCTTATTGGTGTAAATAATGATGAATTCGGTTGGTTATTGGGCAAT TTTCTTGGACCTCCCGGATGGGCTGATGGCATGGACATAGAGCAGTTCAAATCAATAATTGGATTTTTTGTTCATGAT CCACTTGTCATTCAACTGCTGGCAGACGAGTACCTGGGCTCCTCTGTTGACCAGATCAAAATTCGTGACAGTTACAGAGAGATTATGGGAGACATCGCCTTTAACATCCCAGCTCTCAAACTGACAAAATTTCACAAAG CTGCTGGTGTGCCCGTTTATCTCTATCAGTTCCAGCATCGTCCCAGCCTTCACCAGAACAGCAAGCCCAGCTTCGTCCAGAGCGATCACGCAGATGAACTCCCCATTGTTTTCGGCAGCTGCTTTGCCAATAGCCACATTAAGCTCAATG CTCCATGTACAGTGGAAGAGAAAGAACTGTGCAGAACTATGATGGCTTACTGGGGGAACTTTGCTCGTACTGG GTCTCCAAATGGACCAGGCCTAACCCCATGGCCTGAGTATGGAGAGGAAGCTGAGTATCTGGGCATTGGATTGGAACAGAAGCCTGGCAAGAACCTGAAGGCTGAGCGTTACGCCTTCATGACGGAGAAGCTTCCAGAGCTGATACGTTCAGCTCAGGAGAAGCAGGAGCACCTCGAGTTGTAA
- the ces2b gene encoding cocaine esterase isoform X4, with the protein MCMQDVQLFGDILEKFCIIVEFPDVSEDCLYLNIYTPSKPGELAKLPVMFFIHGGGLSFGSASLTDGQVLAAYQNVVVVVIQYRLGLLGFFSTGDEHAPGNYGLLDQVAALQWVQENIHSFGGDPGLVTIFGESAGGVSVSLQILSPLSTGLYRYAIAESGTAAMEAIMTTNPLPAAQTVANVSGCNWSSTKTIVDCIMKLTKEDLLRIGKTNEILTAVTMDGHFLPKSVEELLQNKEFNKVPLITGVTDDECGYSLPNFIAPPGWIDGMGREEVLSSIPFLFSDVGEKWVHELVANEYLGTTDDRIKIRDAFREMSGDLMFNIPTRKVAKHHKDSGAPVYMYEFQHSFNGYQKKLPSFVGSDHGSELYFVFGYCFLSGHVKIAGGFTEEENELCRIMMAYWGNFARTGSPNGPGLTPWPEHGAEAEYLGIGLEQKPGKNLKGKHYKFITETIPQMRREKKNEPVVHTKLGSLKGEYMTARGKDIVIHSYLGVPFAKPPVGHLRLAPPQPAEAWEGVREATKQPYMCIQNRQEFIYICGNLSISLEVPEVSEDCLYLNIYTPAKPKENANLPVMVWIHGGGLSLGSASAYDGSVLSAYENVVVVLIQYRLGLLGFFSTGDEHAPGNYGLLDQVAALQWVQENIHSFGGDPGSVTIFGESAGGISVSLLLLSPLSAGLFHRAIAESGCALMNGVVKDPLPIAQQVANVSGCDISSTQIMAECVRNLPTEQVVMLSQQYRMMHFVLTEDKHFLPKPVEKLLQNQEFYKMPLLIGVNNDEFGWLLGNFLGPPGWADGMDIEQFKSIIGFFVHDPLVIQLLADEYLGSSVDQIKIRDSYREIMGDIAFNIPALKLTKFHKAAGVPVYLYQFQHRPSLHQNSKPSFVQSDHADELPIVFGSCFANSHIKLNAPCTVEEKELCRTMMAYWGNFARTGSPNGPGLTPWPEYGEEAEYLGIGLEQKPGKNLKAERYAFMTEKLPELIRSAQEKQEHLEL; encoded by the exons AT GTGTATGCAAGATGTGCAGCTTTTTGGAGATATTTTAGAAAAGTTTTGTATCATCGTGGAATTTCCTGACGTGTCAGAGGACTGCCTCTACCTTAACATTTACACACCTTCTAAACCTGGTGAACTGGCCAAGTTACCT GTCATGTTTTTTATCCATGGTGGAGGATTGTCCTTTGGCTCCGCATCGTTGACTGATGGACAAGTGTTGGCAGCCTACCAGAATGTTGTTGTAGTGGTAATCCAGTACAGGCTTGGTTTGCTTGGATTTTTCAG CACAGGAGATGAACACGCTCCAGGGAACTATGGCCTCCTGGACCAGGTAGCCGCACTGCAGTGGGTCCAGGAGAACATCCACAGTTTTGGAGGAGATCCTGGATTAGTAACCATCTTTGGGGAGTCTGCaggaggtgttagtgtgtcttTACAG ATTCTGTCACCATTGTCTACTGGTTTATACCGATATGCAATAGCAGAGAGTGGTACTGCCGCCATGGAAGCCATTATGACCACCAATCCGTTACCAGCAGCGCAG ACCGTGGCTAATGTGTCTGGCTGCAACTGGTCTAGCACAAAGACGATTGTTGATTGTATTATGAAGCTGACAAAGGAAGACCTTTTGAGGATTGGCAAAACG aatGAAATACTGACAGCGGTGACAATGGATGGACATTTCCTTCCTAAGTCTGTGGAGGAGCTTCTCCAGAACAAAGAGTTCAACAAAGTGCCACTGATTACAGGGGTGACGGATGATGAGTGTGGCTACTCACTCCCTAAT TTCATTGCACCTCCTGGGTGGATTGATGGAATGGGCAGAGAGGAAGTCCTGTCATCAATACCTTTTTTGTTCTCTGAT GTCGGTGAGAAATGGGTTCATGAATTAGTGGCAAATGAGTACCTGGGGACTACAGATGACCGTATCAAAATCCGAGATGCATTCAGAGAGATGTCTGGAGATTTGATGTTCAACATTCCTACACGTAAAGTGGCAAAACACCACAAAG ATTCTGGAGCACCAGTGTACATGTATGAGTTCCAGCATTCTTTCAATGGCTACCAGAAAAAGTTACCTAGTTTTGTTGGGAGTGACCATGGATCTGAGCTCTACTTTGTCTTTGGCTACTGCTTTTTATCTGGCCATGTTAAGATTGCTG GGGGGTTCACAGAGGAAGAAAATGAACTGTGCAGAATTATGATGGCCTACTGGGGGAACTTTGCTCGTACTGG ATCCCCAAACGGGCCGGGCCTGACCCCATGGCCTGAGCATGGAGCAGAAGCTGAGTATCTGGGCATTGGACTGGAACAGAAACCTGGCAAGAACCTGAAGGGAAAGCACTATAAGTTCATAACAGAGACCATACCACAGATGAGACGTGAGAAGAAGAATG AACCTGTCGTGCACACTAAATTAGGATCTCTAAAAGGTGAGTACATGACAGCTCGAGGGAAGGACATTGTAATCCATAGCTACCTGGGTGTGCCATTTGCAAAGCCACCAGTGGGCCATTTGAGACTGGCCCCACCACAGCCTGCAGAAGCctgggagggagtgagagaggccACAAAGCAGCCGTACAT gtgtatacaaaataggcaagaatttATATACATTTGTGGCAATTTATCAATAAGTTTGGAAGTTCCTGAAGTGTCAGAAGACTGCCTTTATCTCAACATTTATACTCCAGCAAAACCTAAAGAAAATGCGAATCTGCCA GTCATGGTTTGGATCCATGGTGGAGGACTGAGTTTGGGTTCTGCTTCAGCATATGATGGGTCGGTTCTGTCTGCATATGAGAATGTCGTTGTTGTGTTAATCCAGTACAGGCTGGGTCTGCTGGGATTCTTTAG taCAGGAGATGAACACGCCCCAGGGAACTATGGTCTCCTGGACCAGGTAGCCGCACTGCAGTGGGTCCAGGAGAACATCCACAGCTTTGGAGGAGATCCTGGATCAGTAACCATCTTTGGGGAGTCTGCAGGAGGAATCAGTGTGTCACTTTTG CTCCTGTCTCCATTGTCTGCTGGTCTGTTCCATCGTGCAATCGCAGAGAGTGGCTGTGCTTTAATGAATGGTGTTGTGAAAGATCCTTTACCAATAGCCCAG CAAGTGGCTAACGTGTCAGGATGTGACATAAGCAGCACACAGATCATGGCTGAGTGTGTGAGGAACTTGCCCACAGAGCAAGTGGTCATGCTTTCACAACAG TACAGGATGATGCACTTTGTACTGACAGAAGATAAACACTTCCTTCCCAAGCCTGTGGAGAAGCTCCTTCAGAACCAGGAGTTCTACAAAATGCCACTGCTTATTGGTGTAAATAATGATGAATTCGGTTGGTTATTGGGCAAT TTTCTTGGACCTCCCGGATGGGCTGATGGCATGGACATAGAGCAGTTCAAATCAATAATTGGATTTTTTGTTCATGAT CCACTTGTCATTCAACTGCTGGCAGACGAGTACCTGGGCTCCTCTGTTGACCAGATCAAAATTCGTGACAGTTACAGAGAGATTATGGGAGACATCGCCTTTAACATCCCAGCTCTCAAACTGACAAAATTTCACAAAG CTGCTGGTGTGCCCGTTTATCTCTATCAGTTCCAGCATCGTCCCAGCCTTCACCAGAACAGCAAGCCCAGCTTCGTCCAGAGCGATCACGCAGATGAACTCCCCATTGTTTTCGGCAGCTGCTTTGCCAATAGCCACATTAAGCTCAATG CTCCATGTACAGTGGAAGAGAAAGAACTGTGCAGAACTATGATGGCTTACTGGGGGAACTTTGCTCGTACTGG GTCTCCAAATGGACCAGGCCTAACCCCATGGCCTGAGTATGGAGAGGAAGCTGAGTATCTGGGCATTGGATTGGAACAGAAGCCTGGCAAGAACCTGAAGGCTGAGCGTTACGCCTTCATGACGGAGAAGCTTCCAGAGCTGATACGTTCAGCTCAGGAGAAGCAGGAGCACCTCGAGTTGTAA
- the ces2b gene encoding uncharacterized protein ces2b isoform X2: MSRRGGHARGEICRICEAVVQTKLGALKGTHSTATGKDTIIYSYLGVPFAKPPVGPLRLAPPQPAEAWEGVRDATKQPYMCMQDVQLFGDILEKFCIIVEFPDVSEDCLYLNIYTPSKPGELAKLPVMFFIHGGGLSFGSASLTDGQVLAAYQNVVVVVIQYRLGLLGFFSTGDEHAPGNYGLLDQVAALQWVQENIHSFGGDPGLVTIFGESAGGVSVSLQILSPLSTGLYRYAIAESGTAAMEAIMTTNPLPAAQTVANVSGCNWSSTKTIVDCIMKLTKEDLLRIGKTNEILTAVTMDGHFLPKSVEELLQNKEFNKVPLITGVTDDECGYSLPNFIAPPGWIDGMGREEVLSSIPFLFSDVGEKWVHELVANEYLGTTDDRIKIRDAFREMSGDLMFNIPTRKVAKHHKDSGAPVYMYEFQHSFNGYQKKLPSFVGSDHGSELYFVFGYCFLSGHVKIAGGFTEEENELCRIMMAYWGNFARTGSPNGPGLTPWPEHGAEAEYLGIGLEQKPGKNLKGKHYKFITETIPQMRREKKNEPVVHTKLGSLKGEYMTARGKDIVIHSYLGVPFAKPPVGHLRLAPPQPAEAWEGVREATKQPYMCIQNRQEFIYICGNLSISLEVPEVSEDCLYLNIYTPAKPKENANLPVMVWIHGGGLSLGSASAYDGSVLSAYENVVVVLIQYRLGLLGFFSTGDEHAPGNYGLLDQVAALQWVQENIHSFGGDPGSVTIFGESAGGISVSLLLLSPLSAGLFHRAIAESGCALMNGVVKDPLPIAQQVANVSGCDISSTQIMAECVRNLPTEQVVMLSQQYRMMHFVLTEDKHFLPKPVEKLLQNQEFYKMPLLIGVNNDEFGWLLGNFLGPPGWADGMDIEQFKSIIGFFVHDPLVIQLLADEYLGSSVDQIKIRDSYREIMGDIAFNIPALKLTKFHKAAGVPVYLYQFQHRPSLHQNSKPSFVQSDHADELPIVFGSCFANSHIKLNAPCTVEEKELCRTMMAYWGNFARTGSPNGPGLTPWPEYGEEAEYLGIGLEQKPGKNLKAERYAFMTEKLPELIRSAQEKQEHLEL; encoded by the exons ATGTCCCGTAGAGGAGGACACGCTAG gggagaaatctgcaggatctgcg AAGCTGTTGTGCAGACTAAATTAGGAGCTCTTAAAGGCACTCACTCAACCGCTACAGGGAAGGACACCATCATTTATAGCTACCTGGGTGTGCCATTTGCAAAACCACCAGTGGGCCCTTTGAGACTGGCCCCACCACAGCCTGCAGAAGCttgggagggagtgagagatgcCACAAAGCAGCCGTACAT GTGTATGCAAGATGTGCAGCTTTTTGGAGATATTTTAGAAAAGTTTTGTATCATCGTGGAATTTCCTGACGTGTCAGAGGACTGCCTCTACCTTAACATTTACACACCTTCTAAACCTGGTGAACTGGCCAAGTTACCT GTCATGTTTTTTATCCATGGTGGAGGATTGTCCTTTGGCTCCGCATCGTTGACTGATGGACAAGTGTTGGCAGCCTACCAGAATGTTGTTGTAGTGGTAATCCAGTACAGGCTTGGTTTGCTTGGATTTTTCAG CACAGGAGATGAACACGCTCCAGGGAACTATGGCCTCCTGGACCAGGTAGCCGCACTGCAGTGGGTCCAGGAGAACATCCACAGTTTTGGAGGAGATCCTGGATTAGTAACCATCTTTGGGGAGTCTGCaggaggtgttagtgtgtcttTACAG ATTCTGTCACCATTGTCTACTGGTTTATACCGATATGCAATAGCAGAGAGTGGTACTGCCGCCATGGAAGCCATTATGACCACCAATCCGTTACCAGCAGCGCAG ACCGTGGCTAATGTGTCTGGCTGCAACTGGTCTAGCACAAAGACGATTGTTGATTGTATTATGAAGCTGACAAAGGAAGACCTTTTGAGGATTGGCAAAACG aatGAAATACTGACAGCGGTGACAATGGATGGACATTTCCTTCCTAAGTCTGTGGAGGAGCTTCTCCAGAACAAAGAGTTCAACAAAGTGCCACTGATTACAGGGGTGACGGATGATGAGTGTGGCTACTCACTCCCTAAT TTCATTGCACCTCCTGGGTGGATTGATGGAATGGGCAGAGAGGAAGTCCTGTCATCAATACCTTTTTTGTTCTCTGAT GTCGGTGAGAAATGGGTTCATGAATTAGTGGCAAATGAGTACCTGGGGACTACAGATGACCGTATCAAAATCCGAGATGCATTCAGAGAGATGTCTGGAGATTTGATGTTCAACATTCCTACACGTAAAGTGGCAAAACACCACAAAG ATTCTGGAGCACCAGTGTACATGTATGAGTTCCAGCATTCTTTCAATGGCTACCAGAAAAAGTTACCTAGTTTTGTTGGGAGTGACCATGGATCTGAGCTCTACTTTGTCTTTGGCTACTGCTTTTTATCTGGCCATGTTAAGATTGCTG GGGGGTTCACAGAGGAAGAAAATGAACTGTGCAGAATTATGATGGCCTACTGGGGGAACTTTGCTCGTACTGG ATCCCCAAACGGGCCGGGCCTGACCCCATGGCCTGAGCATGGAGCAGAAGCTGAGTATCTGGGCATTGGACTGGAACAGAAACCTGGCAAGAACCTGAAGGGAAAGCACTATAAGTTCATAACAGAGACCATACCACAGATGAGACGTGAGAAGAAGAATG AACCTGTCGTGCACACTAAATTAGGATCTCTAAAAGGTGAGTACATGACAGCTCGAGGGAAGGACATTGTAATCCATAGCTACCTGGGTGTGCCATTTGCAAAGCCACCAGTGGGCCATTTGAGACTGGCCCCACCACAGCCTGCAGAAGCctgggagggagtgagagaggccACAAAGCAGCCGTACAT gtgtatacaaaataggcaagaatttATATACATTTGTGGCAATTTATCAATAAGTTTGGAAGTTCCTGAAGTGTCAGAAGACTGCCTTTATCTCAACATTTATACTCCAGCAAAACCTAAAGAAAATGCGAATCTGCCA GTCATGGTTTGGATCCATGGTGGAGGACTGAGTTTGGGTTCTGCTTCAGCATATGATGGGTCGGTTCTGTCTGCATATGAGAATGTCGTTGTTGTGTTAATCCAGTACAGGCTGGGTCTGCTGGGATTCTTTAG taCAGGAGATGAACACGCCCCAGGGAACTATGGTCTCCTGGACCAGGTAGCCGCACTGCAGTGGGTCCAGGAGAACATCCACAGCTTTGGAGGAGATCCTGGATCAGTAACCATCTTTGGGGAGTCTGCAGGAGGAATCAGTGTGTCACTTTTG CTCCTGTCTCCATTGTCTGCTGGTCTGTTCCATCGTGCAATCGCAGAGAGTGGCTGTGCTTTAATGAATGGTGTTGTGAAAGATCCTTTACCAATAGCCCAG CAAGTGGCTAACGTGTCAGGATGTGACATAAGCAGCACACAGATCATGGCTGAGTGTGTGAGGAACTTGCCCACAGAGCAAGTGGTCATGCTTTCACAACAG TACAGGATGATGCACTTTGTACTGACAGAAGATAAACACTTCCTTCCCAAGCCTGTGGAGAAGCTCCTTCAGAACCAGGAGTTCTACAAAATGCCACTGCTTATTGGTGTAAATAATGATGAATTCGGTTGGTTATTGGGCAAT TTTCTTGGACCTCCCGGATGGGCTGATGGCATGGACATAGAGCAGTTCAAATCAATAATTGGATTTTTTGTTCATGAT CCACTTGTCATTCAACTGCTGGCAGACGAGTACCTGGGCTCCTCTGTTGACCAGATCAAAATTCGTGACAGTTACAGAGAGATTATGGGAGACATCGCCTTTAACATCCCAGCTCTCAAACTGACAAAATTTCACAAAG CTGCTGGTGTGCCCGTTTATCTCTATCAGTTCCAGCATCGTCCCAGCCTTCACCAGAACAGCAAGCCCAGCTTCGTCCAGAGCGATCACGCAGATGAACTCCCCATTGTTTTCGGCAGCTGCTTTGCCAATAGCCACATTAAGCTCAATG CTCCATGTACAGTGGAAGAGAAAGAACTGTGCAGAACTATGATGGCTTACTGGGGGAACTTTGCTCGTACTGG GTCTCCAAATGGACCAGGCCTAACCCCATGGCCTGAGTATGGAGAGGAAGCTGAGTATCTGGGCATTGGATTGGAACAGAAGCCTGGCAAGAACCTGAAGGCTGAGCGTTACGCCTTCATGACGGAGAAGCTTCCAGAGCTGATACGTTCAGCTCAGGAGAAGCAGGAGCACCTCGAGTTGTAA